A single Trichocoleus sp. FACHB-46 DNA region contains:
- a CDS encoding prepilin-type N-terminal cleavage/methylation domain-containing protein, whose amino-acid sequence MKSLLSQPDQQVSPRKVSFEKLALKYLSCAKTSKISGFTLIEMLVVVIMIGALAAIAAPGWLTFVNRQRVTAAQDRVIGALQEAQREAKRQKRSYSVSFRNQNRVPQYAVAPAATPDISKGWQNLLSSDNIKPGQLLVYTNLQSENKKVASAATINPTGVITFDYRGVLPRDAETGLQIAVAIPRRDDLTQPVSGTKRCVTIKTILGTIQAEKDNYNSSTEKGCYPGS is encoded by the coding sequence ATGAAGAGTTTATTATCGCAGCCAGACCAGCAAGTATCTCCTAGGAAGGTTAGCTTTGAAAAGCTTGCTTTGAAATATTTATCGTGCGCAAAAACTTCAAAAATTTCTGGATTCACTCTCATAGAAATGCTGGTAGTAGTGATCATGATTGGGGCGTTGGCCGCGATCGCTGCTCCTGGTTGGCTGACGTTTGTAAATCGTCAGCGCGTAACTGCTGCTCAAGATCGAGTGATAGGTGCTTTACAAGAAGCTCAGCGCGAAGCTAAACGCCAAAAGAGAAGCTACAGCGTCAGCTTTCGCAATCAAAACCGAGTGCCGCAATACGCTGTTGCTCCTGCAGCTACACCCGACATTAGTAAAGGTTGGCAAAACCTTCTCAGCTCTGACAACATTAAACCAGGCCAACTTCTTGTCTACACTAATCTTCAATCTGAAAATAAAAAAGTTGCTTCTGCTGCTACTATAAACCCTACTGGTGTTATCACGTTTGATTACCGAGGTGTCCTTCCTCGTGATGCTGAAACAGGCTTGCAAATTGCTGTTGCTATTCCTCGACGTGATGATTTGACACAACCTGTCAGTGGTACGAAGCGTTGCGTTACTATAAAAACGATTTTAGGGACAATACAAGCCGAAAAAGATAATTATAATTCTTCTACTGAAAAGGGTTGTTATCCTGGTTCTTAA